From a region of the Armatimonadota bacterium genome:
- a CDS encoding glycerophosphoryl diester phosphodiesterase membrane domain-containing protein, whose translation MQTGIRRLRPLGITDILDETVDLYKSNFALFVGSAAILYIPIFLISGFLNDPVGGRGGDLASILLMLLMLASEAVVTGALTYGISERYLGRHTTIAACYKRILDSKAFWKFIGIVLLKDLITIGPLQIVGMAVPAPGNDMTMQQDIMATAAFLMVIGALSIVGMIWAVYAGTKLFLLEPAFILEAKGGFKSMGRSMSLTKGYFWKIFGLLIIVGIALGLIIMILVGPVYGIYILKLSRGEVSTSLAVLSSILLTVVGTLAVPIPAILSILIYYDIRVRKEGFDLELLANELDRKTQEISANDITSLPQEKTDQSSDTDKQP comes from the coding sequence ATGCAAACCGGTATTCGCCGTCTACGGCCGCTCGGGATCACAGATATTTTGGATGAGACGGTTGACTTATACAAGTCCAACTTCGCTCTGTTCGTCGGATCGGCTGCCATATTGTATATCCCGATCTTTCTTATATCGGGTTTTCTGAACGATCCGGTAGGCGGACGGGGCGGTGACCTGGCCTCTATACTTCTGATGCTTTTGATGCTTGCATCCGAAGCAGTGGTGACAGGTGCGCTGACATACGGCATCTCCGAAAGATACCTCGGCCGCCATACCACTATTGCCGCATGCTACAAACGCATACTCGACTCCAAAGCTTTTTGGAAGTTTATAGGAATTGTGCTGCTCAAGGACCTGATAACAATAGGGCCGCTGCAGATTGTGGGTATGGCGGTGCCCGCACCGGGTAACGACATGACGATGCAGCAGGACATAATGGCTACCGCTGCTTTTTTGATGGTAATCGGTGCGCTCTCAATCGTAGGCATGATATGGGCTGTCTACGCAGGCACCAAACTTTTTTTGCTTGAACCGGCTTTTATCCTGGAAGCAAAAGGCGGCTTCAAGTCTATGGGCAGAAGCATGAGCTTGACCAAAGGGTATTTCTGGAAGATATTCGGCCTGTTAATAATTGTGGGAATAGCTCTCGGCCTTATAATTATGATACTTGTAGGGCCGGTCTATGGAATTTACATATTAAAACTCAGCCGGGGTGAAGTTTCCACTTCATTGGCTGTCCTGTCGAGCATTTTGCTGACTGTGGTCGGGACTTTGGCTGTGCCGATACCGGCAATATTGTCGATCCTTATATATTATGATATCCGTGTCCGCAAAGAGGGCTTTGACCTGGAACTGCTGGCAAACGAACTCGACCGCAAGACCCAAGAAATTTCTGCAAACGATATTACCAGCCTGCCTCAGGAGAAGACCGATCAAAGCAGTGATACAGATAAGCAGCCATGA
- a CDS encoding DUF4129 domain-containing protein, whose product MTQAKGRLKAVRQIAFVALTLTILLTACSCAMSAKGTAPYSNSTLISRQIRQILSQPEYNRVYSKSTTPAWLKKYTDKVKRAIQRIFRWLTRSLSLRSERAGRLTSFVFACIVILAFFALTALIISRISRRIKGSAGQPLERAAGEYEIPSSRPLISQATKLADAGDWRGAFRCVYLASISHLDETGALHFERSRTNWEYLRELDKNGFPSLRDQLRPLTVDFDRKFYGREGCDKDDYLNALAVYERIKGEAAA is encoded by the coding sequence ATGACACAGGCGAAAGGCCGACTAAAAGCGGTCAGGCAGATTGCGTTTGTTGCATTGACGCTGACTATACTCTTGACTGCGTGCAGTTGCGCAATGTCGGCCAAAGGAACAGCACCGTATTCAAATTCAACGCTCATCAGCCGTCAGATAAGACAAATACTCTCGCAGCCCGAATACAACCGTGTCTATTCAAAAAGCACCACGCCTGCATGGTTGAAAAAGTATACGGACAAAGTAAAACGGGCGATACAAAGGATTTTCAGGTGGCTCACCAGGTCACTCAGTCTGCGCAGCGAACGGGCGGGCAGGCTGACGTCATTCGTGTTCGCATGCATCGTTATATTGGCGTTCTTCGCGCTGACGGCTCTGATAATCAGCAGGATATCTCGAAGAATCAAGGGATCTGCTGGCCAACCCTTAGAGCGAGCTGCCGGCGAATATGAAATCCCGTCGTCCCGGCCGCTCATATCCCAGGCGACCAAGCTGGCTGATGCTGGCGACTGGCGCGGGGCCTTTAGATGCGTATACCTCGCCTCTATCTCGCATCTGGATGAGACAGGCGCGCTGCACTTCGAGAGGAGCCGGACAAACTGGGAGTATCTGCGCGAGCTGGACAAAAACGGTTTTCCGTCATTGCGCGACCAGCTCAGGCCGCTGACTGTCGACTTCGACCGCAAGTTCTATGGACGTGAGGGCTGTGACAAAGACGACTATCTCAACGCTCTGGCTGTATACGAACGTATAAAGGGCGAGGCGGCGGCATGA
- a CDS encoding DUF4350 domain-containing protein, translating to MKKDTVILIIMLAVLIIGGIYLTNPQRPTESKISTTYNADPMGVKAFYTLLDRMGYNTGRLTRPYTELPNNAKLLIVVQPSTNTQDSRFFESAVGPGISDEEQEYLTGWVRRGGGVIFLADDLRGVPATFGSTYKLGKGYIYAYPSRKMITNHGMRNSKNALELIGIINKHIAKGDLILFDEYHHGMIDSKPFFSYISRQAWIAIGIIIFAAILLVYSKGRRFGAVRNLPPDENIRPGFEYVESVARLYQRSHASEIAAGILCDSFRQSLCAKLGVSADDEIEKIVNRLSEEAGSETAGRAKKLLSRVPAGEKITEEELVDIAGEVRKLEKELGIAN from the coding sequence ATGAAAAAAGATACGGTCATTCTAATAATCATGCTGGCCGTGCTGATTATTGGTGGGATTTATCTTACCAACCCGCAGAGGCCAACTGAGTCTAAGATCAGCACAACCTATAACGCCGACCCTATGGGTGTGAAAGCATTCTATACGCTGCTCGATCGGATGGGTTACAACACCGGCAGGCTCACCAGGCCCTACACCGAGCTGCCGAATAACGCAAAGCTCCTGATTGTTGTCCAGCCCAGCACGAATACGCAGGATAGCAGGTTTTTTGAGAGCGCAGTCGGACCGGGGATATCCGATGAAGAGCAGGAATACCTGACCGGCTGGGTCAGGCGAGGCGGCGGCGTCATCTTCCTTGCGGATGACCTGCGCGGCGTCCCGGCGACATTCGGCTCCACATACAAACTCGGCAAGGGGTATATTTACGCATATCCGTCTCGAAAGATGATCACAAACCATGGCATGCGAAACTCCAAGAATGCCCTCGAGCTTATAGGCATAATAAACAAACACATTGCCAAGGGCGATTTGATCTTATTTGACGAGTATCACCACGGCATGATAGACTCCAAACCGTTCTTCTCATATATCAGCAGGCAGGCTTGGATCGCCATAGGCATCATCATATTTGCGGCAATATTGCTTGTCTACAGCAAGGGCAGGCGGTTCGGAGCTGTGAGAAACCTGCCGCCCGATGAGAATATCAGGCCGGGTTTTGAATACGTAGAATCCGTTGCCAGGCTCTATCAGCGCTCTCATGCGTCCGAGATTGCCGCCGGGATACTCTGCGATTCTTTCAGGCAGAGCCTGTGCGCAAAACTGGGAGTCTCAGCCGATGACGAGATCGAAAAAATAGTCAATCGACTGTCCGAAGAAGCAGGCAGCGAGACCGCGGGCAGGGCAAAAAAACTGCTTTCGCGAGTCCCGGCAGGAGAGAAGATCACCGAGGAAGAACTTGTCGATATAGCCGGAGAAGTCCGTAAACTGGAGAAGGAGCTTGGCATTGCAAACTGA
- a CDS encoding MoxR family ATPase: MQTDISAVTQAADSVRNEMAKVVVGQREVIDQMLAALLCEGHVLLEGVPGIAKTLMVRALSLAVKADYNRVQFTPDLMPSDVIGTNVFDPSSGAFKLRKGPVFTGLLLADEINRTPPKTQAALLEAMQERRVTIDGENHTLDAVFTVFATQNPIEYEGTYPLPEAQLDRFMFKTIVGYPAYETEIEMLSRCNSGFRSVNIEQAGIEPVIDVEQISQLRKIVSEVNLEQSVMDYIAKLVRKTRENRNLVLGASPRASICLLIGSKAVAAMNGRSYVIPDDIKQIAAPVLRHRLILRPEAEIEGLTPDRVIESTVSEIEVPRI; the protein is encoded by the coding sequence TTGCAAACTGACATAAGCGCCGTAACGCAGGCGGCTGATAGTGTGCGAAATGAGATGGCGAAGGTCGTGGTCGGCCAGCGTGAAGTGATCGACCAGATGCTGGCGGCGCTTTTGTGCGAGGGGCATGTGCTTCTGGAGGGCGTGCCGGGGATCGCCAAGACTCTTATGGTCCGCGCACTGTCGCTGGCAGTAAAAGCAGACTACAACCGCGTGCAGTTTACCCCGGACCTGATGCCCTCGGATGTGATCGGCACAAACGTTTTCGACCCGTCATCAGGCGCTTTCAAGCTGCGCAAGGGCCCTGTCTTTACGGGTCTGCTCCTGGCCGATGAGATAAACCGCACTCCGCCCAAGACGCAGGCAGCCCTCCTCGAAGCCATGCAGGAGCGCCGCGTAACCATCGACGGCGAAAACCACACGCTCGATGCGGTCTTTACAGTCTTTGCGACGCAAAACCCCATTGAGTATGAAGGCACTTACCCGCTGCCGGAAGCTCAGCTCGACAGGTTCATGTTCAAGACCATCGTCGGCTACCCCGCGTATGAGACCGAGATCGAGATGCTCTCTCGCTGCAACTCGGGCTTCAGGTCGGTAAATATAGAGCAGGCCGGTATTGAGCCTGTGATAGACGTTGAACAGATATCGCAGCTCCGCAAGATCGTATCGGAGGTCAATCTCGAGCAGAGCGTGATGGACTACATAGCCAAGCTGGTGCGCAAGACCCGTGAGAACCGCAACCTGGTCCTTGGCGCAAGCCCAAGAGCGTCGATATGCCTGCTGATCGGATCGAAAGCAGTCGCCGCAATGAACGGGCGATCATATGTGATCCCTGACGATATAAAGCAGATAGCCGCGCCTGTCTTGCGGCATAGGCTGATCCTGCGGCCTGAGGCTGAGATAGAAGGCCTTACACCCGACAGAGTGATTGAGTCTACCGTATCCGAAATCGAAGTACCGCGGATTTAG